From the Kitasatospora cathayae genome, the window CGTACCCGGCTGACCTCCTCCGCGGCCATGCGACGGTGCTGGTGCGCTCGGCGGCCGTCAGTCGGCGGCTTCCGGTGCGGATGCGCGGTGCCGGAACCGACTCCGCGCAGGGGAGGCGGATCCGTCTCGCGATTCCGTGGCGCGGGCGAGCGGCTTGGTGGGCTGCTGGTCGTCACGTCGGGACGGGGCCTGGTCCTCGTCCGTGGCGGCCCGACACCGCGGGCGACGGGTTCTTCCTGCCGCCAGGGCTCGCGCCCCGGCGCCGGAGGTCCGGTTCGGCCGTTCCAAGGTGATCGGGCCACTGTGCTCGGCGACCGTCTGGCCCGCCCCCCTCGGAGCCCTCGGGAAGCGGGCGATGACCGCCCCGCGAGTGGTGGTGACCGACAGGTGTGGTTCGTCCAGCCGACGGCGGATCCCCACCTCGTTACCGGCGAGACCCGGGAGCAGGTAGAAATTGCCCTCGAACGACACGCGTCCGTGAGGATCGACCCTGCGCTGAACGCAGATGCGAGCCGGGAACGGCTTCGGGGGCAGCGGCAGCAGGGCCTGGGCGCTGCAACCCGTCCGTCGGTGCCAACGGTCCGAGCGCTCGGCCAGGCGGTCGAGGCTGTCCTGGGCCGCCTGCACGCTGGGTTCCTCGGCCGCGGTGTTCCACCAGTGAAGGACGACGGAGCGGTGGGCGCGGACGACGGGGCCGGGCGCTTCCATCTGCGGGCGGATCGCGATGGAGGCACCGTAGTGGACCGCGATCTGGTGGAAGACGGCGGTCACCTTGCCGGCCGTCGAGCAGACCGGCCGGGTCCGGTCGAACAGCCAGCGCTCGCCGGTGCCGCCGAGGCGACGCAGCACCTGGTCCAGGGCGGCCACGTAGTGCGGGAGGTCGTCGGTGTCGGCCAAGGCGGCCCGCCAGCGGCCGGATCGCGTGAGCGAACCCATGAGCAGGTGCACCTCGCGCCCGCTGTCCCATTCGACCGGTGGGGGCGGAAGCCGTACCCAGTCGAACCGCAAGTCTTCGACGGTGCCGCAGCCGGGGCTGGCCCTCCCGCGGTGGCACGATCCGCAGCGCGGACGCGTCAGGTGCCTGCGCAGGGCGCGGGTGAAGGTCGAGTAGGCGCGGTCGTAGCCCAGCTCGACGATCTCGCCGTAGAGCACGTTCGCCTGTAGGTGCGGATCGTCGTCGAGTCGTTGCTGGCAGTACGGGACGAACTGCAGGAAATCATCATGGGTCACTGCTCGGATTCCTATGGTCCGCTCTCCGTTGAGGTAGGCCCTGACGGTCTTGCGGTCACGGCCCAGGAATCGGGCGATTGCGGAGATGGACCAGCCCTGCTGGTGCAAGGCGAAAACGTCTCTGCATTCCTCTGGACTGAGCATCCGAACCTCCTAGCCATCAGACTTCGCCGCCGCAGGGTCCTTGAATTAGTGGCGGCCGCCAGGCATGGTCGAAAAATACAGCATGAAACAGAACCGCTCAAGGGGCGGAAACGTTTCTTTTTGGATGCCTCCATGGGAATTTCGGAGAGCGGGAACTCGCCCTCCCTCGCTCGGGACGCGGGGCTCACCGCCGCCCCGCTGGGATTGGGTCCCGACTTCACAGCATAACCATCGTGAATTCCGGGGATTCTTCAGAGCGTTGCGAGAACTGCATATTAAAGGACGCTCGAATCGCGCGCATATGAGGACGGCGGGCGGCCTCACAACGGCAGTCGGCAGGAAACCGTCTTGGTTCCGTCGAGATGGAGACGGTACGCCCATGCGCCGGCGATGCTCTCCACCAGAAGCAGCCCGCGTCCGCCTTCCTGACAGGCGGTTGCCCGGTGTGCCTGGGGAGCACTCGCGGAGCGGTCTCGGATACCGATCGCGAGCCACCGTTGCTCGAGTGCGATCGTCACCCTGATCGGCTGCTCGCTATCGGTGTGTTTGATCGCGTTCGTCAGAAGCTCCGTGGTCAGGAGTTCCGCGTCGTCGGTGAGGTGCGCCATCTCCCAGTGGATGAGAATGGCCTTCACGGCGTGGCGTACGGGCCGCACGCAGTGGGGCTCCGGCAACACGAACATGGTGAGGCGTCGCCCCTGCGTGTCATGCGCGTCCAGGCGTGGCAGGTCTGTCGAGGTCATGGTCGTTCCCTGTTCCGTCCCCCGGCGAAGGCGGAATCCCGTGCTTCGCGGTCAGGCAGTGGCTTGGCGCGCCGACGGCCCGGACTGAGCTCAAGAGTTCTTCCTCAGCGGTCCGTGTCGGCTGTGGAGTCCTGCGGCCGGTCCGACCGCGGCGAGCGGGGAGCGGTGAGCTCCACGGCTCGGGGCACGGCGTCGCCGGGGGAATCCGGTGCTGCGTCGGTGGTCAGGCCGATGCCGATGTGCTGTGCGAGGCCGTCGGCGAGAGCCGCCAGAGTGGGGTGGCCCGCGACGAAGTCGCCGGCGAGCCTGACGTCGAGCGAGGCTTCCAGTCGGGTTCGCAGTTCGATGCGGAGCAGGGAGTCGAACCCGAGCGCATTCAGCGGGGTCTGCGGATCCAGGGTGCTGGCCCCCAGCCGGAGGACGGTGCGGATGTGTTCGGCCAGGTAGTCCTCGAGGAGCGTGCGGCGGGCGAGGCCGGGCTCCGCAGCCCGCAGCTCGCGTCGGATGTCGCGCGCCGCGTCCTGGCCGACCGTCTGCGCGGAGGTGTCGGGCGCCTCGGGCGTGAGGAGGGCGAACAGCGATGACGGTCGGCCGGCCGGGGGGATCCAGGTGTCCGGCGGGCCGGGGATGACGCCGGTGCGTACGCGGCCGTGGGTCAGGAGTTCCGCGAGGGCCTCGAGTCCGTCGGCGGTGGGAATGGTCTGGTAGCCGCGGGTCGCGAAGTCGGTGGCGACCCCGGTCTCGCCCCAGGGGCCCCAGTTCACGGCCAACGTGGGCAGGTCCAGGGCGGTGCGCCAGGTGGCGAACGCGTCGAGCCATGCGTTGGCGGCCGAGTAGGCGCCCTGGCCCGGGTTGCCGAGCAGGGAGGCCATGGAGGAATAGAGAACGAACCAGTCGAGTGGCAGTCCGGTGGTGGCCTGGTGGAGACGCCAGGCGCCGGTGACTTTGGGACGCCAGACGCGTTCCAGCTGGTCGTCGGTGATGTTGGACACCGCGGCGTCGTCGAGGACCATCGCGGCGTGGATGACACCGCGCAGTGTCCCGCCGTCGGCGGTGGCTTCGGCCACCAGTCGCTCGGCGATGCCGGGCTGCGCGATGTCGCCGAGCACGACGCTGATGCGGGTCCCCTGTTCGAGCAGTCCGGCGAGGACCCGTTCGGTGTCGGCCGAGGGCGGTGTGCGTCCGTTGAGTACGAGGTGGGCGGCGCCCTGGCCTGCCAGCCATTGGGCCGTGGCGAGGCCGACGCCGCGCAGGCCTCCGGTGATGAGGTAGGCGCCGTCCGCTCGCACCGGCGAGGGCGGGTCGCGCAGTACGGCGGTGGTGTGGCCTTCGCCGGGTACGGTCAGGACCAGTTTGCCGATGTGCCCGGCACCGGCCATGAGGCGAAAGGCGTCGGCGGCCTGCGCGAGCGGGTAGGTCCCGCACGGCAACGGGGCCAGGCCGCCTCGGTCGAATTCGGCCAGGACCTCGCCCAGCAGCTCGGCGAAGGTGTCCGCGCGGGCGTTCTGGAGCTCGACGAGGTCGACCGTGCTCATGGTGATGTTGTGCCGTAGCGGTGCGAGACCCAGCGGGGTGTCGGCGAGGATGTCGCGCACCCCCAGCTCGACGAACCTGCCGAAGGGGCGCAGCGTTTCGAGTCCGGCCCTGATGGCAGGTCCGGAGAGGGAGTTGAGGACCACGTCGACGCCCTCTCCGGCGGTGGCGGCGCGGGTCTGCTCGGCGAAGTCCAGTGAGCGGGAGTCCATGACGTGCCGGACGCCCATCGCGCGCAGGTATCGGCGCTTGTCCTCGCTGCCGGCGGTGGCGAGCACCTCAGCGCCCAGGCGCCGCGCGACCGCGATCGCGGCCAGTCCCGTCCCGCCGGTGGCGCTGTGGATCAGGACACGCTCGCCGCTGGTGAGCCTGGCGACGTGGCGCAGCGCGTACCAGGCGGTGAGGTAGGCGATGGGCAGCCCGGCGGCCGTCTCGGCGGTCAGGCCCGCCGGGACGGGGGCGACGGCGGCGGCGGGCACGGTGGTGAAAGTGGTGAAGAGACCGCCTCGCACGTCGACGGCGAGGACTTCGTCGCCGGCGCGCAGGTGCCTGACGCCCGGTCCGACGGCGGTGATCACACCGGCGGCTTCGAAGCCGATCCGGTAGCCCGCTTCGTCGTCGGTCGCCAGCATGCCCATGGCGGTGAGCACGTCGCGGAAGTTCACGCCTGCGGCGTGGAGGCGCAGTTCGACCTCACCGGGGCCGGGAGCACGTCGTGCGGTGGTGGTCAGGCGCAGGGCGTCGAGGTCGCCGAGCCGCCCTGCGTGGAGCTGGAACCGGTCGGTGCCGTAGTGCACGGTTCGGGTGACGGCGGTGGCGCGTTCGGTTTCGGACAGGGGGGTGTAGGCCAGCCGGGCGATGTGGCGGGTGTCACCGCGCAGGGCGATCTCGTCCTCGGGGGGGTCGGTGAGGAGTTCGGCCGCGAGCCGGTGCAGGTCGACGTCGGCGGGGTCGGCGTCGACGAGGGTCGCTCGCAGCTCCGGGTGTTCGTGTGTCAGGACGCGCACCAGTCCGCGCAGGGCGCTCTGGGCGGGGTCGCAGGGCTGCCCAGGCTCCGCATCGTGGGCGGACCGGGTGACGGCGAACAGGCGTGTGGGCGCGCTGCGCGCGATCGCGCTCTGAGCGGCGGCGAGCAGGCGGCGGGTACGGTGCAGCGCGATCGCGGCGGCGTCGTCCTCGGGCGCGGACGGCGCGGACAGGAGGACCACGGTGCACGGCGCGGGTGAGGAGTCCCAGTGCCGGGCGATGGTCTGCTTGAGCGGCTGGAGGGTGGCGCTGTCGACGGGAGCGTCGAGGACTTCGGTGCGCGCTCCGGCGCGCTCGAGGGCGTCCGCCAGTGCCCGGGCGGATCCGTCCGCCTCGCCGATGACGAGCCAGGGTCCCGGGCCGGCCGGTTCGGGGTCCTCCCGGCGCGGCACGGGCTGCCAGCGGGTTTCGAGGAACCACCGGTCGACGGTCTCGTCGGCCCGCGAGCCGTGGCGTATGAAGCGCAGCGCGTCGATCTCGACGAGGGGGTTACCCGCCTCGTCCAGCAGCCGCACGTCTCCGATGATGCTGTCCGCGGCGCAATGGGTGAGCCGGGCGTGCGCGTAGCGGGCGTCCTCGGGGGCTGCGAGTATTCGCATGGCGCGCACATGGACGGGCAGCACCAGGCCGTGGCCCGGTTCGCGGATCAGGCCGGCGACGACGAGCTGGGCGCACAGGTCCAGGAGCACCGGGTGGATCCGTAGGCCGTGGCGGGCGGTGCGTGCCGACTCCGGCAGCGTCACGCGGGCCCAGAAGCCGTCGCCCTGGGCGGAAGTGCTCAGCTCGGTGATGCCGCTGAAGGCCGGACCGTGCTCCAGGCCTCGTGCGCGCAGACTCTCGTACAGGGCGCGCGGATCCAGGACGACGGGATGGTCGGCGGTCAGCGCGGCCACGGAGGACGCCGACGCCCGGGGGGCGTCGATGCGACGCAGAACCGCGGAGGCCTGCCGTACCCAGGTTCCGTTCCCGTCCTGACCGAAGACTTCGCAGTCGGCGCGGTCGGCGCCGGTCAGGGTGACGGTCGTGCCGATGGGCGTGTGGGCGTCGAGGTGCATCAGCTCGCGAAAGTGGATGTCGGTCGCTTCGACGTCGTGCGCGGCGCCGTGGAAGACCTCGCCGGCCGCGGTCAGGGCCAGGGCGCAATAGGCGGCGCCGGGCAGGACGGGTTGGCCGTGGACCCGGTGGTCGGTCATCCAGGGCAGGACGTCGGTGCCGGTGTCGGCGTGCCAGGTGTGGCGGGGTTGGTCGCCGGGCACCTCCGTGTGTGTGCCGGGCAGGGCGGCGGGCGCGCCTTCGGTGTGCCGGGAGGCCGCTCGGGGTGGGGTGACGTCGGTCCAGTGGGGCCGGCGGTTGAAGGTCAGCGCGGGCACGTCGGTCAGGCGGCCGCCGGCGTAGAGGCGGGACCAGTCGACGCCGACTCCCGCGCAGTGCAGGGCGGCGAGCTGTGTGCGGAAGGTGGTGCGGTCGTCTTCCCCCTTGCGCAGTGTCGGCAGGATCACGGGTTCGTGCACCAGGCCCGTCAGGCTCTGGGAGAGGGGGCGGGTGACGACGGCGTGGGGCGAGATCTCGAGGTACACCTGGTGGCGGTCGGCGGCGGCTGCGGCCACCGCGGCGCTGAAGCGTACGGGGCGGCGCAGGTTGGCGCACCAGTAGGCGGCGTCGAAGATCGGGGTGTCGCGGGGGTCGTCCAGGACGGTGGTGTAGAAGGGGATGGTCGGTCGGCTGGGGGTGAGCCCGGCGAGCGCGGCGGCGAGGTCCGCGAGCAGCGGGTCGACCTGGGGGCAGTGCGAGGCGACGTCGACGTCGATCATGCGTGCCACGACTCCGCGGGCCTGCCAGGTGGTGGTCAGGTGCCGGATGGCGGCCACGGTGCCGGCGACGACGGTCGAGTCGGGCGCGGCGACGACGGCCACGGACACCGTGTCGTCGCCGATGGCGGCGAGGTCGTTCTCGACGGTCGCGCTGTCGAGGCCGACGCTCACCATGGCGCCGGCTCCGGCGATCCGGGTGAGGAGAGCGGATCGTCGGCAGATGACGCGGACGCCGTCGGCCAGGGTGAGTGCTCCGGCGGTGACGGCGGCCGCGACTTCACCCATGGAATGGCCGATGACCGCGGCCGGCTCGGTCCCGTGATCGCGCCAGGCGGCGGCCAGGGCGACCTGCAGGGCGAACAACGCGGGTTGCACGTGGCCGCAGCCGCTGATGTCTTCGCGGTCGCGGACGGCTCGCAGAACGGAGAACCCGGTTTCGGCGGTGATCAGCGCATCGGCTTCGGCCAGGGTCTCGGCGAAGGCCGGCTCGTGGTGGAGCAGGCCGTGCCCCATGCCCTGCCACTGCGAGCCCTGACCGGAGAACACCCAGACGGGACGGCGGCTGACGCCCGCGCCCACGTGGCCGCGGACGACGCCGGGGTGGGCTCGACCGGCTTCGAAGGAACGCAGGGCGTGCGTCAGGTCACGGTGGGAGCCGGCCACCACGCCGAGCCGCCCGCGCCCGGGGGAGCGGCGCAGCGCGAGGGTGTGGGCGATGTCGTGCAGGGGGGTGGCGGCTCCCTCGGTCTCCAGCCAGCGGGCCAGGCGCGCGGCGGCGGTGGGCAGTGCGTCCGGGGAGCCGGCGGCCAGCAGGAACACGTGGGGCGGGGTGGCCTGCGCCCGCGATGGCGGGGCGTCGGTGGGGACGGCGGCCGCGTGTGTGGGAGCGCCGGCGGTGGGATCGCCGGGGAGGATGACGGTGCGGCGGCGGGCGGGAGCCTGTTCGAGGATCACGTGGGCGTTGGTCCCGGAGAAGCCGAAGGAGGACACCGCCGCCAATCGCGAGGCCGTCCGGGTGGGCCAGGCGGACAGGCTGGTGGGGACGAACAGGCGGGTGCCTTCGGCGCTGATGGCCGGGTTCCATCGGGTGAAGTGCAGGTTGGGCGGGACGAGCCCGCGCTGGAGGCAGAGCACTGCCTTGATCAGGCCGATGACACCGGCCGCCGGTTCCAGGTGGCCCACGTTCGTCTTCACCGAACCCAGCGCGCAGCGCCCCTGCCCCACGCCGTAGACCGCGGCCAGGCTGGAGAACTCGACGGGGTCGCCGACGGGTGTGCCGGTGCCGTGCGTTTCCACCAGGCCCACGTCGCGCGGGTCGGTTCCGGCTCGGGCGAGGGCCTGGTGGTAGAGGGCCTGCTGGGCCTCGGCGGAGGGCGAGGCCAGGACGTCGGAGCGGCCGTCCTGGTTGACGGCCGAGCCGCGGACCAGGGCCAGGATGCGGTCGTCGTCCCGTAGCGCGTCTTCAAGGCGTTTGAGGACGACGACGCCGCAGCCTTCGCCGCGGACGAAGCCGTCCGCGGCCGCGTCGAAGGTCCGGCAGCGACCGGTGGGCGAGAGCATCCCCATGCGGGCGAAGGACATCGTCGTCCTGGCGCCGAGCATGAGGGTGACGCCGCCGGCCAGCGCGAGATCGCACTCGTCGTTCCGCAGGGCTTGACAGGCCAGGTGGACCGCCACGAGCGAGGACGAGCACGCGGTGTCCAGTGCCACGCAAGGGCCCTGTAGGCCCAGCAGGTAGGAGATGCGCCCCGGGGCGACGCAGTGCCCGTTGGTCAGGATCGCGCCCTCGAGTTCACGGGGCTGGCCGGAGAGGGCCTCCATGTAGTCGGTGTAGCTCAGGCCCGCGAACAGTCCCGTCGAGGTTCCCGCCAGTCGCTCCGGGGGGAGTCCGGCGTGTTCGAGCGCCTCCCACGTCACTTCCAGGAGCAGCCGGTGCTGGGGGTCCAGAACGTCGGCCTCCTTGCCCGAGACCCCGAAGAAGTCGGCGTCGAAACCGGCGACGTCGCGAAGGTAGCCCCCCCACAGCGGCATCGGCCCGGCGGCGTGGGCCGGGGCGGCGGCCACGTGCCCCGCGCGGCTTATCGGCGGCTCGCCGACCGCGTCCTGGCCGGCTTCGAGCAGCCGCCACAGTGCGGCGGGCGAGTCGATGTCGCGGGGGAGTCGGCATGCCGTGCCGACGACGGCGATGTGCGTGTCAGCGGCTCTCGGGTTCTCTGCGTGGCCCATCACATGGTCTCCTACGCGCTTGCGCGAACGGGGTGGGGAGCGCTCGCCGTCCGGGGACGCGGCCGCCGGAGGCCAGGGGTCAGTCGACGTCCGAACTGCCCAGCAGGATCGCGCTTTTGACGCCACCGATCTGGTAGTTGCAGGTCAGTGCGTAGTCGAACTCCAGGTGCCGGGTGTGGACGCCGGGGACGGGATCGAAACAGATGTTGTCGGCCGGCTCCTCGCAGTTCGCGGTGGGGCACACCTCTCCCTGCTCCAGCATCAGGAGGGTCAGGGCGACGCCCAGAGCTCCCGCCGGGGCACCGTTGTGGCCGAAGCAGGCTTCCTGGGAGGTCATCAGGAGGTCTTCGACAGCGTCGCCGTAAAGCGTCCTGGCCGCGTTCGCCTCGAACGCGGTCACGACGACGTCGCCGTCGCTCCCGCCGTGGATGTAGGGGATCTGGTCGATCTCCCACCGGTCGCCGAGGCACTTGCGGATGGCGGCGACCAGTGACGCGCCGTTCTCGTCGCTCGCGAGCGGATTGGACAGGCCGTCGCGGGTCATACCGTGCGACAGGACCTGGCCGTAGGTGTAGGCCCCCCGTCGCTGGGCGCGGTCACGGCTTTCCAGCACCAGGGTCACCGATCCCTCCCCGTGGTTCACGCAGTCGGCCCGCCGGTCGTAGGGCCTCATGACCCGGTCGAAGGCCGGGAGGAGTTCGGGCATGCCGTCGACGCGGATGGAATCGTAGGCACGTTGGGCACCGTGCAGCAGACGCTGGACGTTCTGGATCACATCCACACCGAACACGTCGACGCCGGTGACGACGGCGAGGTCGATGTCACCGTCCGCGATCATGCGGCGGGCATTGCCGATCTGGACGGCGGAGGACGCACAGCCGCACGAGACGGTGAAGCAGGGGCCGGTCGTGCGCATCAGCGCCCCTTGGACCAGTGCCACGTCAGAAGGGGTGAGTCCCTGTTGAGCCCTGACGAACAGCTCCATCGCCTGGTGCGGGGTGGTGGTGCGCGCGTCGGCGTGCAGGACTTCGAGGTAGCTGGAGACGTTGGCGTCGATGCCCCCGCGCCCGACCAGGACGGCGGCGTCGGTGAGGTCACCGTCTCGGATGCTCAGTTGGGCGTCCGCGCAGGCTTCCACGAGGGACAGCAGCCCATAGCGGTGCGCGTTGGTGTAGTGCTGGGAGAAGATGCCGGGCAGGTCCGGCAGGCGCTCCGCGAAGGCTGTGTCCGGCAGATCGACGGAGCCGTAGTAGACGCCGTGGTGCTTCAGGCACGAGCGGCCGTTGGCGGCCACGTTCCAGACTTCGTCCGCGGTGAACAGCGGCTGCTCCTCGCCCGGCAGGCAGAACCCCATGCCGGTGACCATGGTGTCCCGCTCGCCGGGTGCGCCTCGTGGGCGCGCCCCGGAGGGCCCGCTCACGACGCGCACCCGGGAGTGCGGGGCGGACGCTCTTTCCGTACCGGTGCGGGAAGGTCGCTGATCATTGCTCACCTCGGGGTGTGGGGATGGGGTGTGGGACGGCGCCGCGTTGGTGTGCGGCTCCCGGGCCCGGCACCGGCGTCGGAAGCCGGGGAGACGGTGACGGGCGCTACTCGGCGATGGCGGTCCGGTACGACCACCGGTAGACGGGCATCAGTACGCCGCCGACGTCTTTGAAGTCCTGCGTGATCTCGAAGTGCTCATAGCCGTTTCCGCGAGGAATCGTCAACCGATCCACAGTGCTTCCGGATTTCACTTCCTGGATCTCAGGAATGTCACTCGGGCCGCCCTTGAGGAAGACGAGCAGACAGTGGGTCGTAAAACTCACCTCACCCATTCAAACCCGCCAAAGAATTCTTCTATGGGGATCAAGCATCCGATTGACGGCGCACAGTCTGAATACCCGCAGAGAAGGCGGGTTAACCCAGGAGGCTCAACAGCGCATGAAGTGTGCCAGGG encodes:
- a CDS encoding Mu transposase domain-containing protein, whose amino-acid sequence is MTHDDFLQFVPYCQQRLDDDPHLQANVLYGEIVELGYDRAYSTFTRALRRHLTRPRCGSCHRGRASPGCGTVEDLRFDWVRLPPPPVEWDSGREVHLLMGSLTRSGRWRAALADTDDLPHYVAALDQVLRRLGGTGERWLFDRTRPVCSTAGKVTAVFHQIAVHYGASIAIRPQMEAPGPVVRAHRSVVLHWWNTAAEEPSVQAAQDSLDRLAERSDRWHRRTGCSAQALLPLPPKPFPARICVQRRVDPHGRVSFEGNFYLLPGLAGNEVGIRRRLDEPHLSVTTTRGAVIARFPRAPRGAGQTVAEHSGPITLERPNRTSGAGARALAAGRTRRPRCRAATDEDQAPSRRDDQQPTKPLARATESRDGSASPARSRFRHRASAPEAAD
- a CDS encoding ATP-binding protein, whose amino-acid sequence is MTSTDLPRLDAHDTQGRRLTMFVLPEPHCVRPVRHAVKAILIHWEMAHLTDDAELLTTELLTNAIKHTDSEQPIRVTIALEQRWLAIGIRDRSASAPQAHRATACQEGGRGLLLVESIAGAWAYRLHLDGTKTVSCRLPL
- a CDS encoding type I polyketide synthase; translation: MGHAENPRAADTHIAVVGTACRLPRDIDSPAALWRLLEAGQDAVGEPPISRAGHVAAAPAHAAGPMPLWGGYLRDVAGFDADFFGVSGKEADVLDPQHRLLLEVTWEALEHAGLPPERLAGTSTGLFAGLSYTDYMEALSGQPRELEGAILTNGHCVAPGRISYLLGLQGPCVALDTACSSSLVAVHLACQALRNDECDLALAGGVTLMLGARTTMSFARMGMLSPTGRCRTFDAAADGFVRGEGCGVVVLKRLEDALRDDDRILALVRGSAVNQDGRSDVLASPSAEAQQALYHQALARAGTDPRDVGLVETHGTGTPVGDPVEFSSLAAVYGVGQGRCALGSVKTNVGHLEPAAGVIGLIKAVLCLQRGLVPPNLHFTRWNPAISAEGTRLFVPTSLSAWPTRTASRLAAVSSFGFSGTNAHVILEQAPARRRTVILPGDPTAGAPTHAAAVPTDAPPSRAQATPPHVFLLAAGSPDALPTAAARLARWLETEGAATPLHDIAHTLALRRSPGRGRLGVVAGSHRDLTHALRSFEAGRAHPGVVRGHVGAGVSRRPVWVFSGQGSQWQGMGHGLLHHEPAFAETLAEADALITAETGFSVLRAVRDREDISGCGHVQPALFALQVALAAAWRDHGTEPAAVIGHSMGEVAAAVTAGALTLADGVRVICRRSALLTRIAGAGAMVSVGLDSATVENDLAAIGDDTVSVAVVAAPDSTVVAGTVAAIRHLTTTWQARGVVARMIDVDVASHCPQVDPLLADLAAALAGLTPSRPTIPFYTTVLDDPRDTPIFDAAYWCANLRRPVRFSAAVAAAAADRHQVYLEISPHAVVTRPLSQSLTGLVHEPVILPTLRKGEDDRTTFRTQLAALHCAGVGVDWSRLYAGGRLTDVPALTFNRRPHWTDVTPPRAASRHTEGAPAALPGTHTEVPGDQPRHTWHADTGTDVLPWMTDHRVHGQPVLPGAAYCALALTAAGEVFHGAAHDVEATDIHFRELMHLDAHTPIGTTVTLTGADRADCEVFGQDGNGTWVRQASAVLRRIDAPRASASSVAALTADHPVVLDPRALYESLRARGLEHGPAFSGITELSTSAQGDGFWARVTLPESARTARHGLRIHPVLLDLCAQLVVAGLIREPGHGLVLPVHVRAMRILAAPEDARYAHARLTHCAADSIIGDVRLLDEAGNPLVEIDALRFIRHGSRADETVDRWFLETRWQPVPRREDPEPAGPGPWLVIGEADGSARALADALERAGARTEVLDAPVDSATLQPLKQTIARHWDSSPAPCTVVLLSAPSAPEDDAAAIALHRTRRLLAAAQSAIARSAPTRLFAVTRSAHDAEPGQPCDPAQSALRGLVRVLTHEHPELRATLVDADPADVDLHRLAAELLTDPPEDEIALRGDTRHIARLAYTPLSETERATAVTRTVHYGTDRFQLHAGRLGDLDALRLTTTARRAPGPGEVELRLHAAGVNFRDVLTAMGMLATDDEAGYRIGFEAAGVITAVGPGVRHLRAGDEVLAVDVRGGLFTTFTTVPAAAVAPVPAGLTAETAAGLPIAYLTAWYALRHVARLTSGERVLIHSATGGTGLAAIAVARRLGAEVLATAGSEDKRRYLRAMGVRHVMDSRSLDFAEQTRAATAGEGVDVVLNSLSGPAIRAGLETLRPFGRFVELGVRDILADTPLGLAPLRHNITMSTVDLVELQNARADTFAELLGEVLAEFDRGGLAPLPCGTYPLAQAADAFRLMAGAGHIGKLVLTVPGEGHTTAVLRDPPSPVRADGAYLITGGLRGVGLATAQWLAGQGAAHLVLNGRTPPSADTERVLAGLLEQGTRISVVLGDIAQPGIAERLVAEATADGGTLRGVIHAAMVLDDAAVSNITDDQLERVWRPKVTGAWRLHQATTGLPLDWFVLYSSMASLLGNPGQGAYSAANAWLDAFATWRTALDLPTLAVNWGPWGETGVATDFATRGYQTIPTADGLEALAELLTHGRVRTGVIPGPPDTWIPPAGRPSSLFALLTPEAPDTSAQTVGQDAARDIRRELRAAEPGLARRTLLEDYLAEHIRTVLRLGASTLDPQTPLNALGFDSLLRIELRTRLEASLDVRLAGDFVAGHPTLAALADGLAQHIGIGLTTDAAPDSPGDAVPRAVELTAPRSPRSDRPQDSTADTDR
- a CDS encoding beta-ketoacyl synthase N-terminal-like domain-containing protein; this translates as MVTGMGFCLPGEEQPLFTADEVWNVAANGRSCLKHHGVYYGSVDLPDTAFAERLPDLPGIFSQHYTNAHRYGLLSLVEACADAQLSIRDGDLTDAAVLVGRGGIDANVSSYLEVLHADARTTTPHQAMELFVRAQQGLTPSDVALVQGALMRTTGPCFTVSCGCASSAVQIGNARRMIADGDIDLAVVTGVDVFGVDVIQNVQRLLHGAQRAYDSIRVDGMPELLPAFDRVMRPYDRRADCVNHGEGSVTLVLESRDRAQRRGAYTYGQVLSHGMTRDGLSNPLASDENGASLVAAIRKCLGDRWEIDQIPYIHGGSDGDVVVTAFEANAARTLYGDAVEDLLMTSQEACFGHNGAPAGALGVALTLLMLEQGEVCPTANCEEPADNICFDPVPGVHTRHLEFDYALTCNYQIGGVKSAILLGSSDVD
- a CDS encoding DUF5988 family protein, with amino-acid sequence MSFTTHCLLVFLKGGPSDIPEIQEVKSGSTVDRLTIPRGNGYEHFEITQDFKDVGGVLMPVYRWSYRTAIAE